The window ctagcatcctctgctctccaacctcgccccagcagacaggggatctacagcacttgccatacagagcctcaaacggagccataccaatggtagcctggtaactgttattataggcgaactccattagatgcaggtgggagtcccaacttcctgaaaactctagcacacaggcccgcagcatatcctccaaaatctggttcagtctctctgtctgaccatcagtctgagggtggaatgccgtgctgaagtccagcctcatacctaatgcaagttggagcccttgccaaaatttcgaagtgaaacgggcatccctgtctgaaacgatggatactggtactccgtgcagtcttactatttccgtcatgtataactgcccccacttgctggcagtgtacgtggatttccctggcacgaagtgggctgtcttcgtgagtctgtcgaccacaacccagatcaccgtgtagcccttcaaggtcttgggcagtcccgtgataaagtccatcgacacactctcccacttccaccctggcacactcaagggttgcaacaaccctgctggatgctgcctaggtgccttcacctgctggcacaccaagcacctactgacgaactctgctacatccctcttcatgcccctccaccaatagacactccttaagtcctggtacatcttcgtactcccagggtgcatggtaaacggggaactgtgagcctcagtcaaaagctctgtcttaactgcgctgtcttccggcacacacaggcgtccctcaaacataaggccatcatcagaggatatagagaactcttcaccttgctccgtctctaccatacgacgtttctctgccaagtaaggatcactcagctgagcagcaatgatctgttgcctcaaggttggctgaactgtcaactgagccaactgtgcggcgacctcacctactgagactgcaatctcggctctctccaaatccctgagtaagggggtctgcttcgtgactagcgctgctgaatgtgcaaccttcctactcagcgcgtcagccactacatttgctttacctggatggtacaggatctcgcagtcgtagtctttcaccaactcgagccacctcctctgcctcatgttcaactccttctgagtgaagaaatacttcaggctcttgtggtcggtgtaaatctgaatcttctcaccgtacagatagtgcctccatatcttcagtgcaaagactacagctgccaactccaagtcgtgggtagggtagttctgctcatgattcttcaactggcgtgaggcatacgcaactaccttaccttgctgcatcaggacacatcccagtcctttcttagaggcatcactatagatcacaaaacttcccgacccatcaggcactgtcaggacgggtgccgtcactagcttctgcttaagctcttggaaactactctcacatgctgggctccagacaaaaggggttcccttcctggtcaactgggtcaatgggctggctatgcgtgagaagtcttctacaaacctcctgtagtatcctgccagacccagaaaactgcgaatctcactgactgtagacggtcgaggccagttggtcaccgcttcgaccttagctgggtccaccgagactccctcactggaaaccacgtgccctagaaatgtcaccttctttaaccagaactcacacttggagaacttggcgtatagcttatgagctcgaagggtctccaagacttggtgcaagtgctcttcgtgttcggcctcagtcttggaatagatcaagatatcgtcaatgaagactatgacgaattggtctagaaagtccttaaacaccctgttcatcaaatccatgaacactgcaggggcattagttaaaccaaaggacatcactatgaattcgtagtgtccgtacctcgaacgaaaggccgtcttgggaatatcaccgtccctaatcctcaactggtgatagcctgatcgcaggtcgatcttggaaaagacggtGGCCCCCTGTAACAGGTCGAACAGGTCCTCGATTCTGGGtaaggggtagcggttcttaactgtcaccttgttcaattctcggtagtcaatgcaaaggcgcatcgacccatccttcttcttcacgaacaacactggggctccccaaggtgatacactgggccggatgaagcctttgtccagcaactcctgtaactggaccttcaactcctttagctcagctggagccattctgtaaggagctctagagataggggcggtgccgggctctaactcaatggcgaagtctacctccctgggaggcggaagtcctgggagttcgtcggggaaaacgtcagggtactcccttactactggttcggaagatagggaaacttctggttctgCCATATCTACTACGTTCgccaagataccccaagtaccctggctaagtagcttactcgccttcattgctgagatgaccttgggtatacctaccatgcctgctcctctaaacttaaacttatccccggaaggagggttaaagactacttccttattaaaacagtctatggttgcatggttagttgacaaccaatccatgcctaaaattacATCGAAATCTTGCATATCTAGCACCAGTAAAGTTACGTTCAAGGTATGGTTTGCCATTTCTACCCAACATGcccttattttttccttagacaaaaggacctctccagaaggagtagagacagacaaggcactacccaacggttctacttctaaacccgcatgcttgacaaaaatagaggatataaatgaatgcgatgaccccgagtcaaatagtaccaaagcataatgccccaagattgggagcgtacctgtcaccaccgtactagctcgctcggcctcctgccggttcgtggcaaagactctcccctgctggggaGCAGAAGGCTGACGTGGCGTCGTCtctaagggtttccgaggacacgcatcagcagtgtgccccggctgcctgcacctgaagcagactccactcccagctaaacattgtcctccatggaccttcccacaggtagtacaagtgggtagctctctcaaagttctcccagctgctgccagctcccgacggtgtctctggaagacacctcctgacctcggaGTCTGCTGTGGTACTACGTCGGGCTGCGCCtccgccttcctcttctgtcccgaggctgaccctgtgccgacaaccttagattgaccagctctctcatgcaggctcagatccagtgctatgcgtagagcatccgcatgagtggttggtcgaagagctcgtacaaaaccctggaggtctaacctgaggccattaacaaatctctcagtcctggcggcctcatcccttaccacatcaggggcaaaacgggacaacaggtcgaactcggcatcatactgttccacgctcagtttgccttgctccaagtttaggaattcttggagcttggcgtgcttcacgttggcagagaagaacttagcataaaagctctccctgaattgctcccatgtgatcttgctggcatctcctcccagcgccctctcagcagtctcccaccaggcagtccccctatcctccaaacagaaagctgcacactgcaccttctggtcttctgggcacttcatgtacctgaagatcgtctctatggatgtcaaccacagctgggctctaaaggggttgtccaaggatccgtcgaaagtcttcgggttgtacttcctaaaatccctcaagtgcttggcctcagctgacagttgtactggcaccggctgggcttccaccggggctggagggatgacgggctggtcctgaacaggggctggagggactacaggctggtcctgaacaggggcggcctggttctgctgagcagcgaggaacggcgctagagcagcttgcagcatggcctggtaacgctgctccattgcggcgagatccgcctgagtgaccggtgcattagggttgactggtacgtcggggttgactggcggcgcggcaggttgctccgccggttggccacgaccggctcctctgcctcccctgccacctcctcggcgtgcacctctacgtggcggcattcttcctaaaattcaccaacaaatttTTCACCACTAGAACTCAATATTCTCACTCTAAGTCTAATCTAATCAGGCAACATTATAatcttaatatttgtaaagctttaggcatacctggcgagtgacgaaggaccgtatagccatagggtgaggtaaaaatcaaaacaaaatgacttacatcataagtcagtctacaggacctaaaacactgcgctctgataccaactgtaacgacccgactctttatgctgaatcgaagtggttactgaatctaggatcagtgtttaagtcataaaatccgGTGTAAAcaaatgcaaagaaatctagcaaatgtatttatgaaagatagttaaagtaacatgtagaaatacgagttaagtttaaaatccctaagcgggccctatctacaaaaataaccaaagtaaacatgcagaaagccgaaacatgaatttaactgtaaagtaaaacatgtgcggaagcaggaaaacccctatggctcgccacggtcacttcacgtcgctcgccagcttgcccttgcccttgcctcgtcctctacctgaaaacataaaacgaagagaatgagtataaaaatactcagtaagggacccactactagtcccactaggtgcctgttaacattcctatcgagtcctgaaactagtacccaatctctggcacgctcccgaacacgtgcaacatgcgccccGTGGGGActtaactctggtcttcggtgtccaggggacacttaggaccgtcgggatgcgaggaccccgtcgagtcgctcgagtcatatctatagtcatgctggactggcgccccgtcgagcctaacagtcctaaataggtggtgatcccgaaggacacccatgcaggtacgactcagataggagaagttaacagataccccAATCCCAACATACATATGCATACGTCATCAAATTATCATCAGAAAATAACCACCATCTCATCCCCCACTACAGCTATCATCAAACAGTCACTAATAGTTCTCATTATACAGTCACATACGTcgtaagtccatcagtcttatcatacagtcacatacatcataagtccatcagtcctatcatacagtcacatacatcataagtccatcagtcttaccatacagtcacatacatcataagtccatcagtcttaccatacagtcacatacatcataagtccatcagtcttatcatacagtcacatatggttcgagggttctcattactataatattatgcCAAAGTATGACCATGTCATTCGTCAGatcatgataaaatattatcatacatcgtaatcccaaccatcatcgtatgtcactgaaggaacatgcaacatcaaattctcacatggggctagtagtagaaatctcttacctcgagatgttgctagatgagttcctactgaggaagtcctaagctgcagcagctatttggtccaatttgcttcttgaggaaagtaattaaattaattaaatttccaaattaactcatttaattactgggcaggctagggaatttggaaattaccaaaaatttaggtggaaggagccaaaacaggcttggcggctcggctggaagaaggcaggaccggctcggcttggtgcagacgcggctcggctcggtatggggacttcgcgtgcggctcggcttgctacagggaggggacgcggctcggctacgcggaacaCACGGCGCGGCGCGCTTGCACGCGGGAGAGTCAGGCACGTGTGGCACGGGCGCGGGttcggttccgggttcgggttcgttcgtcggctggaggcgggcgcgttcgcggcttcgatacggctcgggtgtaggcgcgttcgcggctcgGATTTGCAGACGCGTTCGCGGCTCGGATGCAGACGACGATGGCTGGCGACGCGGCTTCGACGTGGAGATGGATCTCGGCTTCGCGACGCGTTCGGCGCAGAGGTGGATTCGGCTTCGGGACGCGACGGGTTTCGGCTGACCTGCCtcagatcgaagcggcgcggctcCTTCGGCTGGCGGACGCGGTACGACGCGGCTTCTACGATGGCTGGCTTGCGGCGGCgtgcgacggcggcggcggcggtggagattggcggcggcggctagggtttccccttctctccctcttctcttttcttttccttttcttttccttttctttttccttttcttttccttttataaaataatttcccttcttttctcttctttgttaaattccaaatttcaccCTTCTCTCTCAAATTTCTCCAATATCTTCACCAAATtcctcctttccctcaacttccaaataccaattaaatctttaattaccaagtataattaaagttgaaatttgcttaatattttaaaaggggaagattcacatcttgatgacataagtttcattatttaattataaacaaataaatgaataaaataaaaataaataatcgaatttaaaaaaatgaacaacATGAGATCATTGGGGTGTTACACTTTACCAcgttgaaaaataattaaaggcTCATAAATGCATAACATGGATTAATTACACTGTATAGACGAAATAATTACAGTTCGAAAATATGGGTACATACACATGCAAAAAATGTCATTTGTtagaaatcaaaagaaaaagtagTTTTGCCATTTTCCAAAATGACTCCTAAAAACTATGCTATATCCCTGGTTATTCCAAAGAATGTTGGTAAGTAATGTAAATAGTTTAAGATAAAATACCCACCAATTGAATTCAACCCGTACTTGAAAAAGGGCTGGCCCATAACCCAAATTCTTACACTGCGTTTCTCTCCTTTTCAAAAGATGTGATAGTGGACTCGTGGTCCATGGAGTTCTACAATATTTTAAGAAAACCGTcgaaatagcaaaatattagataacaaatagaaaaatagtaagttctaaaaataatttgatttaataCCAAAATCACCTACTAGATAATTTTTGTTGCTCGAGTATACCCCTTTAAATATAAAGGACAAATCCTCGCATACatatacagtgtatttgtataGGTAAAAAAACCAGACAAAATACCACATAGCACGTATAACatatatttgtaaacacattcgcttttggtaaatcttaactaaatcaaataTTATTCTCTTTCTACAGAATATTGCACCAACATCCCAAAAAATATGGCTTTAGTTTCAACTAGGTTTGTGAATTATTaagatttaaatcaattaattcacaattttttatatttcatattactttattcaataatacatattacataTTTTTAACTAACAATTTTAATCTACATTTTATATCGTCCCCTAAcatcgtcaatttgaattcaaattttacctcGTGTCCTTaaagtaatgtcaaaaataaattcaactatttcgcattttttattcttcaaactatttatcaaaaaatagacataaataatacataatatatatttgatatttaataacattttaagTTTAGAAATATAGATCTCCCCTTAAATTGTTAgttttaattattatgttagGTTATTGTCAAAAAGActttatgagattatcttttattgataagttatttaattttcaaaaagataaaagatattcttttattttagaaatcttgttaacaatatctttttgagattatatttgaaatatagAACGAATGGTTCCGTGACGGCTATTGAAGAAGATTAGTCGAGTTTTTGACGCAGGAGCTACGAGCATAAAAAAGGTAGTGCGACCTTTTATCTATTGTATCAACAAGTTGATCtgtgatgattttttttatgagTAATGTGAAAGACGAAGCTGTGATCAAAGTGATCACCTTAAACTCATTGAGAGTATGAAGACGTCGTTAAGAATATTCACTCATACATTTAAGGAGTGCCTGAAGTCTTAAGTTATTCAGCTTGTTAagatagtcatatagttgatgAGAGAGTGCTTGTTCTGTTGATGTGAATCATAATAACATTACTCATCAGCACTATGCGCAGCTCCCCAAACGTAGACAACATTGGCcaaactgggttaccaaagtttcttgtgttattctcttctgctgttcctctagctattacaactgttaattactttagaattaactagaggtttatttgattatctcacactATTTTTTATATTCGAATTTTATACCTTAattttaaatccaaattttacatcttaattttaaattgtttgttTGAATCTCTAAAATTATGCTAAAGATATCAAACTTAAATTTGAGTTAGATTATCATCCCTAAAATAATGTTAAAGATAAAAAACTGCATTTACAGTATATTTACCCCCAAATTCTGTTGatttaacaataatttcataaataatacgTTGTACATAATACATGCTATAGATAACGATTTGATTGGatgattcaaatattaaaactaacaattcaaatgtattagttttaatttgttttgataatctccaaatttatttatttattaacaaaaaattaataaactcgatttaatccaaaatatttaattgaggttcttaaaaatatttttatgttagtaaataaatatatttcaataacctacttgaaaatatttgtttggaaaatataagggaagtataaatttgaatatatttaatttgttcaattttttttattgtttatttttttttcttaatttaacaaaatcgaTTTATTGGTTTAATCAGTCAGGTTTGATTGGGTTGATTTTCTATAGAGTTATAGTGTATTTTTACATACTacaatattattctttccatattaaatcCACAATATTTGACAAAATGTATAGCATCTGTTACTGACACAATTGCATTGtaatttatacttttaaataaTGTGATAAACTATTCGTTCTATATTATGATCacaaattcaaatattaatatttatttactcaTATAATCATATGCTTTTCAAATCTAAAAAACTTAACATTAAGATGGATTTGTTACAAAGCCAAAAATAAGAATGATTTTCTAAATAGTGTCATTGAATCACAATAACGGTTGTTTAACTAAACGAACTTTATAATAACCAATAGAATTAAGATTTCTCAAAGATGGTATATGTCGAGTATGAATAATGTTACAAACAACAAATATGGGACACACGCAAAAAGGTAAAAATTTTGGTCATTAAGATATAGTATCGTTCCCCTGAGTATAGAATAATTCATATATTTCAACACAATGTATTTGAATAGCTTAAAAATGAGGCAGGATATTAGAAATAGCACAAAGACAGAGTATTTACGAATAGCATCCAAATTTGGTAAATATGAACTAAATCTACTATTTTGTTGCTGGACAAGATTGCAACCTCCCTTATAGTAATggcaaatatatatacaatattttcagttttgttatattttaaataatttattaaataatacacaATAAATACtcttaataacaatttgaatttaatgttAGATACTCCCCTAAAATAATGCCAAATATAAATACAagaatttttagtttttttatattttaaacaatttattaaataatacataatatatatttttaataacaatttgaatttaaattttaaaaatataattatgtcTCATGACATTTTTGCAATGATTTGAGTCTTCTTCCTTtaggttttatttgagaaaagaaaaaaatgagatTGAGAGAGAGGGGGCAGCTGACGCAAGAGACAAATATTAGAGGGAGAAAGTTTTTCTTGCAAACAAGAAAGGAGAAAAGTGTGGCCGATGGAGAGGAAAACGTTGGAGTTTCGATGTAAGTGACAACGAGCTTTTTGAGTAGCATTTGATGGCATCCAACATTGGTAGTAGGTTTGCAGCGGGTTTCACGATGAGTTTCGCCGTGGGTGTTTTGTTTATCAGTCGTGGTTCTTCTTAGGGTTTGCAGTAGGTTGTTCGACACGTGAGTCTCTGGTTGGAGGAGCTGACAAGAAGAAAACCCCTTGATTTGCACCAAATGTATAAAGACTTTGAAGAATTTCAAGGGGACGAAGCTGGAAACTAGCTTCAATCGTTTCTTCCTGAACGTTTGAATGCTTGAACGTGCAGTAtttgaaaaagatataataCGGCTGCAGAAATTATGTGGAGCTTTGATAGTGATAGGTGTTAATCGTGTGTTGagagttttatttaattataaggTATTTGGGGTTTATTGAACAATTGTATTTTCGATTTAAGTTTGTCACTTAGGTAAGGGCATTTAAAACATTGCTcatgcaattttttttctaaatttttctgttttgctattttgttaatttaaaaataaatttaattatcatTTATCCAATGTGAATGTCCTATTTTACCTTTGCTCTTATAGCGCATAAATTTTCTATCACTTATTACAAAAAAGAGAGAATTCCCGATACTGCTACTGTTTCACCTAGTAGGAACATCTTTACTAATGGCTTTCTATAATAGTGCAtcaaataaagtaataataactTTTCTTGGACAAATATCATTCTCAATTATAGAGTCATGTCTTCTTCATTTTAAACtttggattttggaatttgtaaagtaatatttttatcaaatttaaatgatgaGCTTTCACAAGTATATTAATTTTAAACCTTGTATTTTCGTAAATACATTAATTTATATCTTTTGACTTTTATAAACATATCTAAATAAAACATAATCGagagtttaaattaatacaatctTGTAAGCTTATGATTTAAATCCATACATTCATAAAAATTTTAAGCTAAATTGATAGATAAAATTATTAGTGTGGAAATTAAACTGATATGAGTTCTCAGGTTTGGAGTTCAAATGGAGGAATTTAaatctatttattatttttaaaataaggaTGGAGGAGAGGATAGTGAAGGCCGATTTGTGTTTGAAAAAAGGGAGTGTACAGGTGTGAGGTAATCGACTGTGGGTTGGCGTATGGATTAAGAAGGAAGGTGAGACGTTTGGAAAGTGGGCTGCCGTGTGATGAAGACCATGAATTTGTGGGAAATAATAATGTGGTGGATCACTACTTGGAAGTGGTAGAGTTGAAAGCGCAATCCCCGCGGGTGTGTACCCATCCTCTCTGACATGATACCCTTTTCAAACTTTTGTCAACCAGACGCGTCTCCTCAAATATGTtctaattattgtttatttttcactataattgcttttaagttttgttgggtccaAATCCAATAATTCAGGCCATTTTTCAATGTTAATGATGTATGATATATTCAGAGGCATTTTTACTGAAGCTAAGTCAAATACGGTTCATATTGGGGTCTGTTTCTCTTTCCTACACAAAGGGAGCATTATTTTTTTAACGacttacatatatatatatatatatatgttgttgTTTGAGCAA is drawn from Cucumis melo cultivar AY chromosome 11, USDA_Cmelo_AY_1.0, whole genome shotgun sequence and contains these coding sequences:
- the LOC127143917 gene encoding uncharacterized protein LOC127143917 — protein: MPPRRGARRGGGRGGRGAGRGQPAEQPAAPPVNPDVPVNPNAPVTQADLAAMEQRYQAMLQAALAPFLAAQQNQAAPVQDQPVVPPAPVQDQPVIPPAPVEAQPVPVQLSAEAKHLRDFRKYNPKTFDGSLDNPFRAQLWLTSIETIFRYMKCPEDQKVQCAAFCLEDRGTAWWETAERALGGDASKITWEQFRESFYAKFFSANVKHAKLQEFLNLEQGKLSVEQYDAEFDLLSRFAPDVVRDEAARTERFVNGLRLDLQGFVRALRPTTHADALRIALDLSLHERAGQSKVVGTGSASGQKRKAEAQPDVVPQQTPRSGGVFQRHRRELAAAGRTLRELPTCTTCGKVHGGQCLAGSGVCFRCRQPGHTADACPRKPLETTPRQPSAPQQGRVFATNRQEAERASTVVTGTLPILGHYALVLFDSGSSHSFISSIFVKHAGLEVEPLGSALSVSTPSGEVLLSKEKIRACWVEMANHTLNVTLLVLDMQDFDLRERRNLVKILEKFEREG